CATATCTGTAATCAGAGCGGAAAGTGAAAGGGAAGCGCGGTGGGACTTGTCCGTGGCCCATGAAAAAGTAGTCATTACTGTCTATCAAATCATCAGTTAATACTGGCAAACAGACAGAAGTATCAATTGTCTCTTTTGACCGCTAGCTTTGTGAACTCAGGCCTAAAGTTTCAGACATAAAGTCTGAAAGAGTTTCCATTAGATTTACTACTAATGATAAACTGCCTATAATGCAGGAAATGCAGTTATTGAATTTAAAAGATCAGTGGTGGAGTCATTGCATCAGTAATATCAATGATTAACATGCAACTTAGCCAACATGGCTCTTCAGTTTGTTATGAATGTGAGTAAAAGAAATCTGCTGGTAGGAGCACAGAAATAACCACAGCAGACAGTGAGTGGGCCGACTGGTTAATGATGAGACAGCCTAACCTACTTGCTGCTTAAGTCCACATTCCTCATTTTGTTCATTCATGTTTAGCTGAAGTAACTACACAGTAAGTGATATTTActtatatacagagagagagatcagtagGCCATGCACTATATGTGTAGaaacgtattgggacagctgcgtattcattgtttcttttgaaatcaaaggtaattaaaaatagtttatcctgtttttgttgggggtaactgtctctactgtccagtgaaagcttactactagattttggagaattgctttgaggatttgattgtgtggCCTCAGtggaacatcctgacctcaataacactcgtcactgaatgcaattacactgctccacagctcaatgctggggttcttgatacccctctagcccactcctggcgttaggcatggtgtcagtaggttcatgtttacctgctctggAGAGTACTATTCAgttggcagttcttctttacaggaactagacaagctatgtgtttGCACTTGCACCCATGTCCGgtgaaatagctgaatgcattaattgaaatgggttttattaattaatttgtttacttttttctgCTATTAAATTTATGTGAGTGGACTATATTGAAAGACAGATTCTGAATGATCAGGTCCAGTTGGGCTTTGGAGAGCAGCCTCTTGagttttctctttgtctctctgttgTGATTGGATATCAGAACTCTGGGCAGAATGAGCCAGTGCTTTTTCCAATCAACAGATTGGTTGCATATATAAGCCAGAGTGCTTTAATTTAGCAAATGCTAACCATGTTTGGGCGGTTGACCGAATTCCTAGTTGTGTTAGCCAGTAATACTTGCCTCCACAGGTTGCTCCAAGTTAAACCTATCCCTGCCTTTGATGCATCACACTGATTGAAGATGTGTTCAGACCTTACAGGCTTGGTTAAAAGTTTGTTGCTCATATGCAAACCCTTGAAGAGACAATCTTCtttactttcagtggaagtaaATGTCAAGATTTAACTTTTTATGTCTACCAGCTTGTAGAAAAAGTGGGGAAAAGTGTTGTTTTAATGCAAACTGGTGCGGTTCAATTGAAATTTGAGTGAAACAAGAACTAAAGTTGTCTAATCAAAATACTTTGTGACGCATGGGTATTGAATCGTTTGTTCATGAGCTCTGAATTTGATATGTATGGAACAGACATTTTAGTTTTAAAGAATCTGAGACATGTTTTGTAGttatgtaaacattttaaagtAATCAGTTAttacattcatttttacacttttCAGAAAGTTTTTAGAAAGCAGTAACCCTCTTGAGGCCATGTGTTACATCCACTCCACTTGGCATCTAGGGAAACCCATGATAACGCAAAGCTTCTTCTGACAGATTTGGAGAATCACAAGAAtggaaaacataaaaatgtaacCTACAAGCTCAGTGAGGCTAGTCTACAGATTGGTTCAGAAAGTTTGATAAAGGTCATTACAGTTGTTTCCACCAAATGCACATCAAGAAATATGTCCCAGTCATTTGGTCTACATACATCTTTTGTTTCACTATCCAGCATGTCAGTATGAGCACTATGCAAACCAGAACTAAATTGCAACAATGTATAATGATCTGTATAATTATAAAAAGATATATGCACTGAAACTATGGCAAAAAGGCAAGGCTTAAAATAAGCCTCCTGCTGTAGAGTTGCTTACTAGCTGAGGCTACATTACTGTCTGCCCTCTGTCTGTCCTCACAGTCCTGATCAAGTTTGAATGTTCTGTATGAATTGAGTTAAAGTATTGTGTGGACATGTTGTTTATGGTTGTGAATGAATGTTCCATGGCTCatataaatagtaatatttgTCCTTTCTCTGTAGCCTTTTGAACCTAGTGACCTGCTCCAAGGCCAGAACTTCAGCAAAGTCCTCACTACACTGGTAGCACTCAACAAAGTGACTGCAGGTGAGCTGGATAGATTTGCAAGCACTCTTCCAGGATAGAGATGTGAACGTTTActgtttacatatttaatagtttaCTGAATAAAACTCTGATGTTTACTTGGGTGTGTACTTGAGTGATCGCTAGATTACAGGGTAGCACCTTAAGCATCCTTATACTGGAAAATACCTCCAGTACCTCCATAACTCCAGTATTTGCAAAAATTTCTTCTATGTATTTGCatcttatttataaaaaatatactaAAAAAGGTAATTATCTTTAAAAATGGTAATGGATTTATTATTACTTAACCTACTACTAACACAGTACTAGTTGTGGAATAGTGGTCTCATTCACTGTTCATTCACGGCATATGATATCACTGTgtctgagcatttttttttctcttttttttttccttttgcacTGGAACAGATATCGGCATTGGCAGTGACTCTGTATGCACGCGCCACTCTTCCGCCCACCGCATCAAGTCCTTCGAATCTCTGGTCTCCCAGACTTCGCTGGGCCGATcatccaaactgctccataacCAGTTCCGAAGCCTGGTGGGTAGCAGAAGTCAGGATAAAGCTTTGGTATCATTATCAACAGAACTGCATCTTAAAGCACCTGTACACTTTGTGGTAAAGGTAACGGCGATTTACAATGATGGAGCAGCCTTATTAGATAATCCTGGAAGGACAGAAGTCTGTTAGATGTGGGAGTGAAACTGACTTGTGATATTTTGATAATAAGAGTTTATGACTTCCTTAATTCAGTTTGCCTGTGATTGTCTAAAGATCCATTTATCAAGCTGGTTCTGGTTCCTGAGTCCTGAAAATATTAATGGCAAGGTTTGTCTTGCTTTAGGATATGACTGAGAACAGCAACGCCCAGTTGGTGGTGAAAGCTCGCTTCAACTTCCAGCAGACCAATGAGGATGAGCTCTCCTTCAACAAGGGTGACATCATTAGCGTCACCCGCACAGAGGAGGGGGGATGGTGGGAGGGCAACCTCAATGGAAAGACAGGATGGTTTCCAAGCAACTACGTCAGAGAGGTCAAAGGTTGTGGCAAGTGTCAGTCATGTGAAAACAACAGCATCTACTTTGAAGACATTTTATTGTCCTTGAACGATTGATTGATTCACTATTATGCATTTATGGAAACTTACAAACTTATTTTCAGTGTATGACTTGTGTTCTGTCCTCTGTCACAGACAAACAAGTGTCCCCCAAATCTGGAACACTTAAAAGCCCCCCTAAAGGCTTTGATACGTCTGCTCTGAGCAAAACCTACTACAACCTGGTGAGAAATGTTTACActattattatctattatttaATTTGCACTATTATCTGCATTATGAACCATTTAATGAATGTAATAAAGTACTCTCATGATGGATAAAGCcagaataaataaagacttttgAAAAGTAGTGTTTGGGATATGTAGGAGGCCATTATAGCAGTCGTCACTGACTGTTCTAATAGTGAAGTTTCACTTGCCTAAGGGCTCTGGTGGACATTTATGTAAGCTTGTCCTAGTTCTGTCAGAGTTTCTTTTTAATGTCTGCCTTTGCTTCTGGTTATTGAGAGAAGAAAGTGCTAGCTCTTCACTTTGGGAAGTAGATATTAAAAATGTGTAGTCATGCAATCTGTCctcttcagtacaagaatgtaaGTGAATATACTTCGTTTTTCTTACCTTTTAGCTAgatgattttacatgatttctTGTGATGCCAGGTTTGATGTAGACTTCCAGTAGGGCTACTTGAATTAGCAAATTTTTATCATTGTGATGTTATTTTCTGCAATAAAGCCAAGTTAATTGCAAAGGACAGTGAAAATAAAACCAGTGGCCCATGGTTTCAGtacattttgacattttgtaTATAGCATATGGACATCTACTAGTAGTAACATctactgactcaataactgtaGCGCTCCAAACCTGCTTTTGGAACTGCAATgtggggaccaactccatattaatgtctatgaatttagaatgggatgtcctaAAAggtcctgtaggtgtcccaatattttgtccatatagtaaagGTTTAATTACATAGCAAAGCATGCACTGAAATTGTTGCCTCCAACATTTCCTCTGATTTAACTTTATAttcatattgtgcagccctaaatCTCAGTTTCTGGAAAGGCTTGTTCATGTTGTTTGGTTTAAGACAGTGCTAAGCCTgcagatatttttaaaatatcttTTTATGTCTGTTAACAGGTGCTACAGAACATTTTAGAAACAGAAACTGAGTACTCAAAGGACCTTCAGAATCTTCTGTCAAACTACCTGAGACCACTACAGAACACAGAAAAGTAAGCCGTCGCTGTCTCTGAAAGATAAAGGGATGTTATCTCCCctctttttacagtgttttagtATGAACTGAAAGGTCCCTCATCCATGAATGCTGTAGGGTTGCCTCTATAGGAGTGTCTGATACCCTTTATCACTGTTTGTACTGTGATCTTTAATTACAGTTAATTAATATGTGGAGATTGCATTTGAATATTCTCTGAGTTTACATGGTTTACATGACATTATATAACAGCTGATTATAGAATGGCAGATGGCTGTTAATTAGAGCTTAGCTAGAGCAGACACAAATAATAGCTCTGTTGTGTTTATTACCAATCTTGTGTAATCCTGGATTATCATCTTATAATTGGTTTACCCACAACTATCTGTAACTCCTATgtcctctctgtctccctctctgtctccctctgtctttcacTCTTGTGAACCCTGCTTTCCTTCTTAGACTTAGTCCAGCTGATGCCAGTGTCATCTTGGGGAACTTGGAGGAAATCAGCACCTTCCAACAAACCCTTGTCCAGTCGCTGGAAGACTGCACCAAGTGGGTACCACTGATAAAACTGGCTGGCAAATCCTGAAAGCTTTGTTGTACTTAGACTGACCTCTACAGGATAACAGGACCAGTAGGTTTGGGActctgctgtgtctgtgttCTCAAAGGGACACTCTAGCCAGACTGGGAAAACAGGCTTCTGACAATGTATCAAAGATACATAAACCTCATTTAATTATACACATAAtttaatacagttttatttcatacatacatatgttGGAAAATGCTTTGCATATGTTAAACGTTTTCATCATAAACTACTATGTTAGTCCTCAACACTTCACTACTAATTGGACAAAAGTTGCAAAAAAATGCAAGCATATTTTTTTCTCGTATTTTAAATGGCCAGAGAATTAGTAAAGAACAATTTACCTGTCTTTTTCTGTTGCTGTACTCTGTTGAAATGGTGTTGTAGATGTCACTGTGGATGTTGACACCTTTGTAGGATGGTACTTATTGTGTGGGACCTTCATATCTGAGGAAAATGACTAGCAGCGTTTTAGTGATGACAGTGAAATTGAACATTTTCTCTCTGTGTTCAGACTTCCAGAGCTGCAGCAGAAAGTAGGGGGCTTCTTTCTGAACCTCATGCCCAAAATGAGAGCTCTGTACATGGGTTACTGCTCCAACCATCCATCAGCTGTCAACATTTTGACTGATCACAGGTATGAGGCTACAGTCTACCTTACTTGTACGATTATAAATCTCAACGGAAGTCATGAaattgcattgtgtgtgtgtgtgtgtgtgtgtgttttgtcccGTAGTGAGGACCTTGGAGAGTTTATGGAGGGACGAGGGGCAAGTTCTCCAGGCATCCTCACTCTGACCACAGGTCTTAGCAAACCTTTCATGAGACTAGACAAATACCCTACACTGCTGAAAGAGCTAGAGAGACACATGGAGGTAAGAAAGAAGTTTTTCCCCTTTGTACAGGCTCAAAAGTGAGCTGAGAACTGAGAAGCCAGGTGGTTTCAGGGCCATGTGTGACCTGTTCTCTCAGTGTTAAATGAATTAAGATAAAAGGTCAGGATTTGATTCCAAAAGTTATATTTGTGTTTGGTAGTTGTTGTTCTTTTAGAGAACTTTGAATATGCAGCCTAAGGAGCTGTATGACACAAGTGGAAGAGGCCATCATTAggctgcaaacaaagaaaacaaatcaaacccggagagagcgagagcagaaACCATAGAAGTGTCCAAATCAATTGGTACGTTCTTAAAAAGAAGGTACTGTGAAAGCCAGCAACACCAAAAGCCTAAAAAACCACACAAGACAACTAAAGTAGATGGTTGCAGAATTCTTTCTTTGGTGAAGATCTAGTCAAGccacaggaaaaaaaaccctccaGGTTGTCAGAGTATAATGTCAAGACACACCTTAGTTAATTTAAATAGAGATTTTGAATCAAGATACAAATGACAGTTGCTCTCAGAAGGCCAGATTACACCACTGACTATAGAACACATGGACAGCACATCTCTCAATAGTGAAGCAACTGCACGTGTagcacctctgctggctggttgcattATGACGTGTAGCTCCGCCCTTCCCCATATGTtccaatgacaaaaaaaaagacaaaatggcCCATTTTTCATCACATTTTTCTTTCTAAACTGTCTTtacatctccagtgtctaaatagttttccctgtgctaatattgaCTAATATATAAATTTTCTCCCAGAAGGTGTTAGAAggtctttctgtttattaaagtagtgaaaaaacaaaaaatagtatttagtgttaaaaaaaaaaaaaaaattgcttcTTGCTGTTTCTGCACTGTAGCTCAATAAAGacggtctgggagaagggggcaggTCAACCTGCCTCTGGTCTCTGCACTGACTGGTTGCAAATTCATCAACATGGCGGACAATTGCTTCATTTGTATAGAACGCAAGGAAATGACCCAtggcgtccatgttttctacagtcattgcaATAGACTGATAGAAACCGTCTAAAAATGTCTGTTCTGGAACAAGATGGACAGATGACACCAAGATTAACTTGATTATCCAAAGCACACCACATCATCTTCCGCTGTTATGGCACAGGCATGTATAGCTGCCAATaaaactgggtcactggtgtttattaatgatGTGACTCCTGAAAGAAGTAGCAGGATTGATTCTGAAGTCTATAAAATTAAACAATCTGAATCAGTCAAATCATTCTTCGGATTCGAACAAATGTTGCAAAAGTGACGAAGTCGGCTGCAGtgaaggcctggcaaagcatctcaggGGAGGAAACTTTGTAGAGGTTAATGGGTTCCAGACTTGTATACATCCAAATATAAGAATTAACCACGTATTATAAAAAAGACCAAATTACAACAATTGTCTGTTACATTGTTGTGTTCTTGAATTTGTTCTCCACAGGAAGGTCACCCGGATCGGACAGAAATTCAGAGGTGCATGACTGCGTTCAAGAATCTCTCTGTGAGTTCAGTTTAAGGTTCTTACATTTGTATAAATGAGTGGCCTCTGTGGTGTAGCTTTTGCTATGAACTCCTTGTTAATATGCTGCATAGTGCTCCTCATATCTCCTCACACACTGATGTCCCGGTGCTCTGTCTTGCCTTGTCAGGTGTGGTCCATTTCCATAGCAACCAGTCTGTTTTTCACActgtgtttccatggttacaggGGCAGTGTCAGGAGGTGCGGAAGCGTAAGGAGCTGGAGCTTCAGATTCTTACTGAGTCCATTCGGCTGTGGGAGGGGGAGGACATCAAGACTCTAGGCTCTGTGCTCTACATGAACCAGGCCATGGTTCAGAACCATGGCTGTGAGGTGAGACAGTGACTATATATAAAACTGGAAGTGCCATTATTGGTTATCTGGTATTTTATATGGTCCATGCTCTGAGATGCTTATATTCTCATTGTTTTAGCATTGTTTACTAACACTGTACATATCCAGATAACTGCACTGAGTCTTGTTTGATGTGGTGTGAAAACTTTTAGGAAGATCCCTCCATATCTTTTAAAGCCATTGGTCCTTCCTTCTTCCTTTTAACTTCTGAGTTAAAAGTTCAAGTGACTGTTATTTGACTCTTGATGCAGTAGTGGTCTGACCTTAATGGCATGCATGTGATTTCTTACCATAGTATTGGAGACAGTATATTGGGACTGCTGTTGCAGTTGAAGTTTTTCCAGTTCATGGAGTtgctttaaaacacattttttgctGAAAAGGCTCATTATGTCTCCAGCTTCTTTTTATTGCCCTAACAGTGCATATGGTTATTTTTAGCCATGGTAGTATTTTTGTAAATCATTTTGAGAGTATTTCTGAAAGCTTTGACAAGCTTTTGTCTTTCATCTTCCCTTGTACATGTACATTACCTTTTAAGGATGGATAATGAACAAAAATACAAttgaaaatattaaaacattaaaacaaactcatcataatctttatttattgatcaatacattttaaaacattgattaaatgtaaatgtgttcacTCAAGTTTTACATGCAAGATTAAGTTGATAGTTGACTAATAGTAATGCAAAAAGCCTTCAGGACGATTTAGCTCTGGAGAGGTGTGCACACAAGTATGACCTTGAATTCTCATCTggagaaaacctttcctgtggTTTTCAGATGACTACCCAGATGACTACCTCAAAATGTGCAAGATGAATCTTTTCCATTGACCTTACTTTTATATTGTGaacatatttatattatgtttaCAAAATATAAGCAGTAATCGTGTTCTGAAATGTGCAGAAAGGTTTTACGTTGGTTTCCTGTTGAGagtttgtttacttattttcaCTTGGACAGTCAACCAGATGTATtgtttgaccaggggtgccaaaacatttgcGTAAGACTGTACATTAAGGGGTTTACTTTATATTGCATTTAACCTTTATACACAATCTTTTCATTTTTACCGGCTCAAAAGTATTGTAAAATGTAAGCGTATGTTCTAAGTGATTCATGTCTGGCAAACTCTAATGAtgacttctgttttttttaggaGAGGAACGAACGTTATCTCATGCTCTTCCCACATGTCCTACTTATACTCTCTGCCAGCCCAAGGATGAGCGGCTTCATCTACCAGGTCAGAATATAGGAACCATAAAAACTACTACTgcatgacccccccccccacccccccccccccacacacacacactctattcaTAGTAGACATTAGGTCTTGCCTTTGTATaaagatgtttgtttgtttgcgcCCCCCCCACCTTATCTTTTCAGGGAAAGTTACCTTTGAGCGGCATGACAGTAACTCCATTAGAGGACTGTGAAAGCCACAAAAATGCTTTTGAGCTCTCGGGTAAGAAACCTGCACTATATCCTTTATTTTAAGTTAAGCCAGCAGGTAGCTTTCTAATAATATGTGTTTATATGACCTGAGGTGAATGCAGGAAGTCTAGTGGTTTATTTAGTGTTTGATTCATCTCTGCAGGCAGCATGTTTGAAAGGCTGCAGGTTGTCTGCTTCAACAAGCAGGACCAGCAGGACCTGCTGGAGCACCTGAACCGACAGACGAAACACACCACCATGACGGCCCCCAGCATGAAGCCACTCACAGTGCCCTGCCACACGGTAGGTGTTTAGAGGACAAATTCTCTAAAGGGCTTTGATGGGCATTTGCTGGTGCTGAGTGGCTgtatgaaacattttaataaattatcAACACGATTTATTATACTCAGGTGTTGAGTTGCAAGAAAAAGTGAGTGAACCCTTTGGAGGAACCTGGATTTCTACATGATCACTAATacaatgtggtctgatcattatctaagtcacaattatagacaaagaCAATCTaactaaaaacacaaacagttgtacttttcatgtcttttattgagcacgTTGAGGAAACATCAGCAGTGCAGGCTAGACAAAGTAAGTAAACTCTCGGATTTAATAACCTGTCGATTAACCTCCATCAAATTATTGTTGCTGCAAATAATATTTGCACAGTGTTCAAGAGGAATTCTGGACAGTTCTTCCTGTAAATGTGTCGCAGTTCCACAAAGTACTTGAAGCATGGTGGAGCTAGCATAACAGTTTGCATTCCAGAGTGGGCATGAGGTTTCAGTTTTGGTGTGCCGTGTTCTGttttgggtttatttatttagttatttttttttctttctataatccaaacattgcattgtgcATTTATGCTacagttttcacttttttgcCACCTGTCCATGAAACATTTTCCCAGAAGCACCGTGGGAAAAAACAGGTGGTCTTCTGAAAGTTGCTTTTATAGAGGCATGGTTCACACTAACCAGTCTTCCTTGCAATATTTGTAAGCAACCTTTTGTGTGCTTTTATTTAATTGGCAAAGCCCCTATAAAACCCAGCGGAATCCTcatgaattaaaaaaacacattatgcCAATTATGTTAGTCATTAACACTTACCTTTTTTAGCTTGCACTGGGGATCAGTTACttaatgtgctcaataaaatgCACAAACAGTAGTGTAGTCAGATTGATTTTGTCTAAAGTTTTTGCAACTGTACTAAGCCTTATGTGGGAGACCTCAAGTGACAATCTGATGGCTTCTACCTACTGCCTTCCCacataatcatatatatatatatatatatatatatatatataaaataaataaaactgttgCTCCTGTGCTTGTAgtaatactctctctctcactctctctcactctctctcactctctctctctctctctctctctctctctcgttcattCTCCCTGTAATCCTCCAGCTCCCATCCCACCCTCTTACGCCGTCCAGACATGCAGAGAGCCGAGGCCTGACTGTGGCTCCTGCTTATCACACCCTTCCACACCCCTCCTCTCATGGAGCCCCACACAG
The genomic region above belongs to Salminus brasiliensis chromosome 8, fSalBra1.hap2, whole genome shotgun sequence and contains:
- the arhgef7a gene encoding rho guanine nucleotide exchange factor 7a isoform X1 codes for the protein MNPAEQTVTWLITLGVMESPKKTVSDPDGFLQSALKDGVVLCRLLERLRPGSTEKVFHDPKNDSECLSNIKEFLKGCAAFRVEPFEPSDLLQGQNFSKVLTTLVALNKVTADIGIGSDSVCTRHSSAHRIKSFESLVSQTSLGRSSKLLHNQFRSLVGSRSQDKALVSLSTELHLKAPVHFVVKDMTENSNAQLVVKARFNFQQTNEDELSFNKGDIISVTRTEEGGWWEGNLNGKTGWFPSNYVREVKGCDKQVSPKSGTLKSPPKGFDTSALSKTYYNLVLQNILETETEYSKDLQNLLSNYLRPLQNTEKLSPADASVILGNLEEISTFQQTLVQSLEDCTKLPELQQKVGGFFLNLMPKMRALYMGYCSNHPSAVNILTDHSEDLGEFMEGRGASSPGILTLTTGLSKPFMRLDKYPTLLKELERHMEEGHPDRTEIQRCMTAFKNLSGQCQEVRKRKELELQILTESIRLWEGEDIKTLGSVLYMNQAMVQNHGCEERNERYLMLFPHVLLILSASPRMSGFIYQGKLPLSGMTVTPLEDCESHKNAFELSGSMFERLQVVCFNKQDQQDLLEHLNRQTKHTTMTAPSMKPLTVPCHTLPSHPLTPSRHAESRGLTVAPAYHTLPHPSSHGAPHSTMMWGPLEPPKTQKPWSLSCLRPAPPLRPSAALCYKEDLSKSPKSMKKLLPKRKPERKPSDEEFALRKSTVALEEDAQILKVIEAYCTSAKTRQTLNSRQRRDTAPALIVPTKEKMIVEEKKSNGQTVMQEKSLVDVVYALRDQVQELKQDNKKMKRSLEEEQRARKDLERIVRKVLKNMNDPSWDETNL
- the arhgef7a gene encoding rho guanine nucleotide exchange factor 7a isoform X4, yielding MNPAEQTVTWLITLGVMESPKKTVSDPDGFLQSALKDGVVLCRLLERLRPGSTEKVFHDPKNDSECLSNIKEFLKGCAAFRVEPFEPSDLLQGQNFSKVLTTLVALNKVTADIGIGSDSVCTRHSSAHRIKSFESLVSQTSLGRSSKLLHNQFRSLDMTENSNAQLVVKARFNFQQTNEDELSFNKGDIISVTRTEEGGWWEGNLNGKTGWFPSNYVREVKGCDKQVSPKSGTLKSPPKGFDTSALSKTYYNLVLQNILETETEYSKDLQNLLSNYLRPLQNTEKLSPADASVILGNLEEISTFQQTLVQSLEDCTKLPELQQKVGGFFLNLMPKMRALYMGYCSNHPSAVNILTDHSEDLGEFMEGRGASSPGILTLTTGLSKPFMRLDKYPTLLKELERHMEEGHPDRTEIQRCMTAFKNLSGQCQEVRKRKELELQILTESIRLWEGEDIKTLGSVLYMNQAMVQNHGCEERNERYLMLFPHVLLILSASPRMSGFIYQGKLPLSGMTVTPLEDCESHKNAFELSGSMFERLQVVCFNKQDQQDLLEHLNRQTKHTTMTAPSMKPLTVPCHTLPSHPLTPSRHAESRGLTVAPAYHTLPHPSSHGAPHSTMMWGPLEPPKTQKPWSLSCLRPAPPLRPSAALCYKEDLSKSPKSMKKLLPKRKPERKPSDEEFALRKSTVALEEDAQILKVIEAYCTSAKTRQTLNSRQRRDTAPALIVPTKEKMIVEEKKSNGQTVMQEKSLVDVVYALRDQVQELKQDNKKMKRSLEEEQRARKDLERIVRKVLKNMNDPSWDETNL
- the arhgef7a gene encoding rho guanine nucleotide exchange factor 7a isoform X3, translating into MNPAEQTVTWLITLGVMESPKKTVSDPDGFLQSALKDGVVLCRLLERLRPGSTEKVFHDPKNDSECLSNIKEFLKGCAAFRVEPFEPSDLLQGQNFSKVLTTLVALNKVTADIGIGSDSVCTRHSSAHRIKSFESLVSQTSLGRSSKLLHNQFRSLVGSRSQDKALVSLSTELHLKAPVHFVVKDMTENSNAQLVVKARFNFQQTNEDELSFNKGDIISVTRTEEGGWWEGNLNGKTGWFPSNYVREVKGCDKQVSPKSGTLKSPPKGFDTSALSKTYYNLVLQNILETETEYSKDLQNLLSNYLRPLQNTEKLSPADASVILGNLEEISTFQQTLVQSLEDCTKLPELQQKVGGFFLNLMPKMRALYMGYCSNHPSAVNILTDHSEDLGEFMEGRGASSPGILTLTTGLSKPFMRLDKYPTLLKELERHMEEGHPDRTEIQRCMTAFKNLSGQCQEVRKRKELELQILTESIRLWEGEDIKTLGSVLYMNQAMVQNHGCEERNERYLMLFPHVLLILSASPRMSGFIYQGKLPLSGMTVTPLEDCESHKNAFELSGSMFERLQVVCFNKQDQQDLLEHLNRQTKHTTMTAPSMKPLTVPCHTLPSHPLTPSRHAESRGLTVAPAYHTLPHPSSHGAPHSTMMWGPLEPPKTQKPWSLSCLRPAPPLRPSAALCYKEDLSKSPKSMKKLLPKRKPERKPSDEEFALRKSTVALEEDAQILKVIEAYCTSAKTRQTLNSTWQGTDLMHNHVLDQSSVDSLGRRSSISRPEATSDLSEDSDYDSIWTAHSYRMGSVSRKSCSSYISHQN
- the arhgef7a gene encoding rho guanine nucleotide exchange factor 7a isoform X5 is translated as MNPAEQTVTWLITLGVMESPKKTVSDPDGFLQSALKDGVVLCRLLERLRPGSTEKVFHDPKNDSECLSNIKEFLKGCAAFRVEPFEPSDLLQGQNFSKVLTTLVALNKVTADIGIGSDSVCTRHSSAHRIKSFESLVSQTSLGRSSKLLHNQFRSLDMTENSNAQLVVKARFNFQQTNEDELSFNKGDIISVTRTEEGGWWEGNLNGKTGWFPSNYVREVKGCDKQVSPKSGTLKSPPKGFDTSALSKTYYNLVLQNILETETEYSKDLQNLLSNYLRPLQNTEKLSPADASVILGNLEEISTFQQTLVQSLEDCTKLPELQQKVGGFFLNLMPKMRALYMGYCSNHPSAVNILTDHSEDLGEFMEGRGASSPGILTLTTGLSKPFMRLDKYPTLLKELERHMEEGHPDRTEIQRCMTAFKNLSGQCQEVRKRKELELQILTESIRLWEGEDIKTLGSVLYMNQAMVQNHGCEERNERYLMLFPHVLLILSASPRMSGFIYQGKLPLSGMTVTPLEDCESHKNAFELSGSMFERLQVVCFNKQDQQDLLEHLNRQTKHTTMTAPSMKPLTVPCHTLPSHPLTPSRHAESRGLTVAPAYHTLPHPSSHGAPHSTMMWGPLEPPKTQKPWSLSCLRPAPPLRPSAALCYKEDLSKSPKSMKKLLPKRKPERKPSDEEFALRKSTVALEEDAQILKVIEAYCTSAKTRQTLNSTWQGTDLMHNHVLDQSSVDSLGRRSSISRPEATSDLSEDSDYDSIWTAHSYRMGSVSRQRRDTAPALIVPTKEKMIVEEKKSNGQTVMQEKSLVDVVYALRDQVQELKQDNKKMKRSLEEEQRARKDLERIVRKVLKNMNDPSWDETNL
- the arhgef7a gene encoding rho guanine nucleotide exchange factor 7a isoform X2 translates to MNPAEQTVTWLITLGVMESPKKTVSDPDGFLQSALKDGVVLCRLLERLRPGSTEKVFHDPKNDSECLSNIKEFLKGCAAFRVEPFEPSDLLQGQNFSKVLTTLVALNKVTADIGIGSDSVCTRHSSAHRIKSFESLVSQTSLGRSSKLLHNQFRSLVGSRSQDKALVSLSTELHLKAPVHFVVKDMTENSNAQLVVKARFNFQQTNEDELSFNKGDIISVTRTEEGGWWEGNLNGKTGWFPSNYVREVKDKQVSPKSGTLKSPPKGFDTSALSKTYYNLVLQNILETETEYSKDLQNLLSNYLRPLQNTEKLSPADASVILGNLEEISTFQQTLVQSLEDCTKLPELQQKVGGFFLNLMPKMRALYMGYCSNHPSAVNILTDHSEDLGEFMEGRGASSPGILTLTTGLSKPFMRLDKYPTLLKELERHMEEGHPDRTEIQRCMTAFKNLSGQCQEVRKRKELELQILTESIRLWEGEDIKTLGSVLYMNQAMVQNHGCEERNERYLMLFPHVLLILSASPRMSGFIYQGKLPLSGMTVTPLEDCESHKNAFELSGSMFERLQVVCFNKQDQQDLLEHLNRQTKHTTMTAPSMKPLTVPCHTLPSHPLTPSRHAESRGLTVAPAYHTLPHPSSHGAPHSTMMWGPLEPPKTQKPWSLSCLRPAPPLRPSAALCYKEDLSKSPKSMKKLLPKRKPERKPSDEEFALRKSTVALEEDAQILKVIEAYCTSAKTRQTLNSRQRRDTAPALIVPTKEKMIVEEKKSNGQTVMQEKSLVDVVYALRDQVQELKQDNKKMKRSLEEEQRARKDLERIVRKVLKNMNDPSWDETNL